The Rhodocytophaga rosea genome has a segment encoding these proteins:
- the pcaG gene encoding protocatechuate 3,4-dioxygenase subunit alpha, whose protein sequence is MDTFLQTPSQTVGPYFAYGLTPEQYLYDYSSIANGNLIKSELVTGERITILGQVWDGAGKLIPDAMIEIWQADAEGKYLNDPQLFPGFGRLGTGTHPHNKVEFHTIKPGSVNGQAPHINVIVFMRGLLVHAYTRLYFSDEEANLTDAVLNAVPHARRSTLLALRTDTHGKVEYHFNIYMQGENETVFFDL, encoded by the coding sequence ATGGATACTTTTTTACAAACTCCCTCCCAGACGGTAGGCCCCTATTTCGCTTATGGGCTTACCCCTGAGCAATACCTATATGATTACTCCAGCATTGCTAATGGAAATCTGATTAAAAGCGAACTAGTAACAGGAGAGCGTATTACTATTTTAGGACAGGTGTGGGATGGTGCCGGAAAACTGATACCAGATGCCATGATCGAAATCTGGCAGGCAGATGCAGAAGGCAAGTATTTAAATGATCCACAATTGTTTCCTGGATTTGGCCGCCTGGGTACCGGTACACATCCTCATAATAAAGTGGAATTTCACACCATCAAACCCGGTTCCGTGAATGGACAAGCCCCCCACATCAATGTGATTGTGTTTATGCGGGGTTTACTGGTACATGCCTATACCCGGCTGTATTTTTCTGATGAAGAAGCTAACTTAACTGATGCAGTTCTCAACGCTGTCCCGCATGCGAGAAGGTCAACGTTACTAGCGTTGAGAACAGACACGCATGGTAAAGTGGAATATCACTTTAATATTTATATGCAGGGAGAGAATGAAACCGTTTTTTTCGATCTATAA
- a CDS encoding lyase family protein, whose protein sequence is MGLIYAENVSLVLADKIGKQEAHTLIEKYSKEALQKNMHLRELLVSKSDITRQLSIVQIESLFDPSTSTGLCEEIVNRLLEQFSTD, encoded by the coding sequence ATGGGTTTAATTTATGCGGAAAATGTATCGCTTGTCTTAGCTGATAAAATTGGAAAACAAGAGGCACATACCCTTATAGAAAAATACAGTAAAGAAGCCTTACAAAAAAACATGCATTTGCGGGAGTTACTTGTATCAAAATCAGATATTACCCGGCAGTTGAGCATTGTTCAGATCGAAAGCCTGTTTGATCCTTCCACATCAACCGGTTTGTGTGAAGAGATTGTAAACCGGCTGCTGGAACAATTTTCAACCGATTAA
- a CDS encoding SGNH/GDSL hydrolase family protein: MINNRRNFIKQITALGTVASLAPSLTEAMPVVEAKARKEGEGYTFLFQGDSITDGNRTRNNDWNHIMGHGYAYIIASKLGYEFPGKGFHFYNRGISGNKIPDLATRWKTDTLDIKPNVLSILIGINDVSAFLNGNKEFSAEQYEIGYKNLLDQTVQQLPDVQLVLCEPFILPVGNIKDKWEAYSSEVRQRRDIVKKLSTAYNAILVEFQQAFNKALTKAPADYWIWDGIHPMPAGHELMARKWMIQVGKKLKFIRG; this comes from the coding sequence ATGATAAATAACCGGAGAAATTTTATCAAACAAATAACTGCCCTGGGCACAGTCGCTTCTTTAGCCCCTTCGCTAACAGAAGCAATGCCTGTAGTTGAAGCGAAGGCCAGAAAAGAAGGTGAGGGTTATACTTTTTTGTTCCAGGGCGATTCTATCACAGATGGCAACCGCACCCGCAACAACGACTGGAATCATATAATGGGGCATGGATATGCCTATATTATTGCCAGCAAGTTAGGATATGAATTTCCGGGGAAAGGCTTTCATTTTTATAACCGGGGCATCAGCGGCAATAAAATCCCTGATCTGGCAACCCGCTGGAAAACAGATACACTCGATATAAAACCCAATGTACTCAGCATCTTAATCGGAATCAATGATGTTTCTGCTTTTCTGAACGGAAATAAAGAATTTTCTGCGGAACAATATGAGATCGGCTACAAGAACTTGTTAGATCAGACGGTTCAGCAGTTGCCAGATGTACAACTCGTGCTTTGCGAGCCATTTATTTTACCGGTTGGAAATATAAAAGACAAATGGGAAGCCTATAGCAGTGAAGTTCGCCAACGGCGGGACATTGTGAAAAAGTTAAGTACAGCATATAACGCCATTCTGGTCGAGTTTCAACAGGCATTTAATAAGGCATTAACCAAAGCACCAGCCGACTACTGGATCTGGGATGGCATTCATCCGATGCCGGCAGGACACGAACTGATGGCCAGGAAATGGATGATACAGGTAGGTAAAAAATTAAAGTTTATCAGAGGTTGA
- the pcaF gene encoding 3-oxoadipyl-CoA thiolase gives MEAYIVDGIRTPIGNFGGSLSSVRIDDLATLVIKELVRRNPQIPTDSIDDVILGCHNQAGEDNRNVARMALLLAGLPTSVPGETVNRLCASGMSAVVNAAYTIKAGEGDVFIAGGVENMTRGPWVISKTSKSFGNDAQMFDSSFGWRFVNPKMHEMYGTDAMGVTAENLVDIYKISREDQDQFAYHSHMRAAKARNNGRFAEEIVPVEITVKKNETTLFAADEFIKDNTTLEKLSQLKPVFRKEGGSVTAGNSSGINDGAIALYIVSEQALKKYNLTPKARIVTSAVVGVEPRIMGIGPVGATQKALKKAGMRLEDMDIIEFNEAFAAQTLACIRELGLSADDPRINPNGGAIALGHPLGMSGARIIYTAALELHKQNKRYALATLCVGVGQGYATIIERV, from the coding sequence ATGGAAGCATATATAGTAGATGGTATACGTACCCCGATCGGAAATTTTGGAGGCAGTCTTTCTTCTGTCCGGATAGATGATCTGGCAACACTGGTGATCAAAGAATTAGTGCGGCGCAATCCACAGATTCCCACTGACAGCATTGATGATGTGATCCTGGGGTGCCATAACCAGGCCGGAGAAGATAACCGGAACGTAGCCAGGATGGCTTTGCTGCTGGCTGGTTTACCCACTTCTGTACCAGGAGAAACTGTAAACCGGCTGTGTGCTTCTGGCATGTCGGCTGTAGTAAATGCGGCATATACCATAAAAGCCGGTGAAGGAGATGTATTTATAGCTGGCGGCGTAGAAAACATGACCAGAGGTCCCTGGGTGATCTCTAAAACTTCCAAGTCCTTCGGCAACGATGCCCAGATGTTTGATTCCAGTTTTGGATGGCGTTTTGTAAACCCAAAGATGCACGAAATGTATGGTACGGATGCCATGGGTGTTACTGCAGAAAATCTGGTAGATATCTATAAAATCAGCCGGGAAGATCAGGATCAATTTGCCTATCATTCACATATGCGGGCGGCCAAAGCACGGAATAACGGAAGATTCGCCGAAGAGATAGTTCCGGTTGAAATCACAGTAAAAAAGAACGAAACCACTTTGTTTGCAGCCGATGAATTTATCAAAGATAATACAACGCTGGAAAAACTATCACAGCTCAAACCTGTTTTCCGCAAAGAAGGCGGATCAGTTACAGCCGGAAATTCCTCTGGCATTAATGATGGTGCTATTGCCTTATACATTGTATCTGAACAAGCCCTGAAAAAATATAATCTTACGCCCAAAGCACGAATTGTAACCTCAGCCGTAGTAGGTGTAGAGCCACGTATTATGGGGATTGGTCCGGTAGGTGCCACGCAGAAAGCATTAAAAAAAGCAGGTATGCGATTAGAAGATATGGATATAATCGAGTTTAATGAAGCCTTTGCTGCACAAACCCTTGCCTGTATCCGGGAATTGGGCTTATCCGCTGATGATCCCCGCATCAACCCCAATGGAGGAGCTATTGCCTTAGGCCATCCCCTGGGCATGTCTGGGGCAAGGATTATTTATACTGCCGCTCTTGAACTCCACAAACAGAACAAACGCTATGCACTTGCCACCTTATGTGTAGGCGTAGGCCAGGGGTATGCAACTATTATAGAAAGAGTTTAA
- a CDS encoding 3-oxoacid CoA-transferase has protein sequence MKQIPQITASEAAALVKDDDTLLGGGFGMTGNPVHLLHALAQTSTKNLTFIGNNVGEPGLGGGRLLRNGQIRKMIGSFFTSNPDAVKAAQSGQVEYELLPQGTLAEAIRAGGAGIGGFYTPTSAGTLMAQGRETKLIDGVEQVFIKGIRANVAFIRAWKADTAGNLTYRMTEQNFNKAMATAADLVIAEVEEIVPVGAIDPNFVHTPGCFVDYLVQASITLEDLGTSASLNTARKSDEVRNNMAKRAFQELKKGDMVNLGIGIPTLVADFIKPEDGIILHTENGMLGVGPSPADGGGALDYPVNAGKIPVTALPGSSYFDSSDSFAMIRGKHVDVAVMGGLQVDEEANLANWAVPGKPLLGVGGAMDLAAGARKLIIVMNHTDSDGSSKIVPLCTLPLTAKKAVDLVITELAVFSFEQGKLTLIELMPGATLEEVRSKTKATFVEKLSA, from the coding sequence ATGAAACAAATACCACAAATTACGGCAAGTGAAGCAGCAGCGCTGGTTAAAGATGATGACACTCTATTAGGAGGCGGTTTTGGCATGACCGGCAATCCAGTTCATTTGTTACACGCCTTAGCCCAAACCAGTACAAAGAACTTAACATTCATCGGAAATAATGTAGGAGAACCCGGCTTAGGTGGGGGAAGATTACTCAGAAATGGCCAGATCAGGAAAATGATCGGATCGTTTTTTACCAGCAATCCGGATGCAGTAAAAGCAGCCCAGTCCGGGCAGGTGGAATATGAATTGCTGCCACAGGGTACACTCGCAGAGGCCATCCGGGCAGGAGGAGCCGGCATTGGCGGATTTTATACCCCCACTTCTGCCGGAACCTTGATGGCCCAAGGACGGGAAACTAAACTCATTGATGGCGTAGAGCAGGTATTCATAAAAGGTATCAGGGCCAATGTGGCATTTATCCGGGCCTGGAAAGCAGATACAGCCGGCAACCTCACCTACCGGATGACTGAGCAGAACTTCAATAAAGCCATGGCTACTGCCGCCGACCTGGTGATCGCCGAAGTGGAAGAAATTGTGCCGGTGGGTGCCATAGATCCTAATTTTGTTCATACGCCTGGTTGTTTTGTAGATTATCTGGTGCAGGCATCTATCACACTGGAAGATTTAGGAACTTCTGCCTCATTGAATACCGCTAGAAAATCAGATGAAGTGCGGAACAATATGGCGAAACGGGCATTCCAGGAACTAAAAAAAGGCGATATGGTCAACCTCGGAATTGGTATTCCTACGCTGGTAGCAGATTTTATTAAGCCGGAAGATGGCATTATTCTGCATACAGAAAACGGCATGCTGGGCGTAGGTCCTTCGCCGGCTGATGGAGGTGGAGCTTTGGATTATCCGGTGAATGCCGGAAAGATACCTGTAACTGCGCTTCCTGGCAGCAGTTATTTCGATAGTTCTGATTCTTTCGCTATGATCCGGGGCAAGCATGTGGACGTTGCAGTAATGGGAGGTTTGCAGGTAGATGAGGAAGCTAATCTGGCCAACTGGGCAGTTCCTGGAAAGCCCTTATTAGGTGTAGGCGGTGCCATGGATCTGGCTGCCGGAGCCAGAAAATTAATTATTGTGATGAACCATACGGATAGCGATGGTTCGAGTAAAATAGTACCCCTGTGTACCTTGCCTTTAACAGCAAAAAAAGCAGTAGATCTGGTAATCACAGAATTAGCAGTTTTTAGTTTTGAACAAGGAAAATTAACCTTAATTGAACTGATGCCAGGTGCTACCCTCGAAGAAGTACGGTCCAAAACAAAGGCAACATTTGTAGAGAAACTGAGTGCCTGA
- the pcaC gene encoding 4-carboxymuconolactone decarboxylase, with the protein MTNDLYTQGMQTRRAVLGDAHVDKAEANKTDFDQDFQEFITNTAWGAIWSRPGLTKRERSLITIALMTALKHEGELELHLNASKNTGASIEDIKEVLLHTAVYAGVPAVNHAMKIAKKVFFETDKTHTNDSK; encoded by the coding sequence ATGACTAACGATCTATATACACAAGGCATGCAAACCCGCCGGGCAGTGTTAGGCGACGCCCATGTAGACAAAGCCGAAGCCAACAAGACAGACTTTGACCAGGATTTCCAGGAATTCATTACCAATACGGCCTGGGGAGCCATCTGGAGCCGGCCCGGATTGACCAAACGGGAACGAAGTCTGATCACGATTGCGCTGATGACCGCCTTGAAGCACGAAGGAGAACTGGAACTGCATCTGAATGCATCTAAAAATACCGGTGCTTCTATTGAAGATATCAAAGAAGTGCTGCTTCATACGGCTGTATATGCCGGCGTACCGGCAGTAAACCATGCCATGAAAATTGCAAAAAAAGTATTTTTTGAAACGGATAAAACGCATACCAATGACTCAAAATAA
- a CDS encoding helix-turn-helix domain-containing protein codes for MEKSALNKRVKELRLRKGLSQEQLAEDAGLSLRTIQRIENGETLPHGDTLTRLAIALKVSPDDIIDWQIIEDRSVLMLLNLSQFGYVAFPILGILIPLAIWILKKDKVKQVDEIGKAIINFQISWVILLFLFYITISASLLFNLGFYPPVFLLIGIIAFYMYNAILIVINTLKIQRGNRVRYMPAFTFLH; via the coding sequence ATGGAAAAATCAGCGCTTAACAAACGGGTAAAAGAATTGCGGTTGAGAAAAGGTCTTTCCCAGGAACAACTGGCAGAAGATGCTGGCTTAAGTTTAAGAACAATTCAGCGGATCGAAAATGGAGAAACACTCCCCCACGGAGATACCCTGACAAGATTAGCCATTGCCTTGAAAGTATCCCCAGATGACATTATTGACTGGCAGATCATTGAAGATAGGAGTGTACTGATGCTACTCAATTTATCTCAATTTGGGTATGTAGCTTTTCCCATACTGGGCATTCTTATCCCTCTGGCCATCTGGATTCTGAAAAAAGACAAAGTAAAACAGGTTGACGAAATCGGGAAAGCTATTATTAATTTCCAGATTTCCTGGGTAATCCTCCTATTCCTTTTCTACATCACTATATCAGCAAGCCTGCTTTTTAATTTAGGATTTTATCCGCCTGTATTTCTTCTGATAGGTATTATTGCTTTTTATATGTATAATGCCATACTCATCGTGATCAATACCTTAAAAATCCAGAGAGGAAACAGGGTTCGATATATGCCGGCATTTACTTTTTTGCATTGA
- the pcaH gene encoding protocatechuate 3,4-dioxygenase subunit beta, with protein sequence MTQNKRDWAIQPPYLYPEYKSTVLRAPTKPLIPLKHTLSELTGPVFGHDAIRKYDNDLTLNARKNGEPLGERIVVAGTVTDVNGKPIPNTLVEIWQANAAGRYIHKVDQHDAPLDPNFLGAGRCLTDSEGNYKFYTIKPGAYPWGNHPKAFRPNHIHFSLFGNQITSRLVTQMYFPGDPLMDYDPVLQGVPEKYRHLLISKFNLDITESDFALGFQFDIVLRGNRETPFENK encoded by the coding sequence ATGACTCAAAATAAACGGGATTGGGCCATACAGCCGCCTTATCTGTATCCGGAATATAAATCTACCGTATTACGGGCACCTACCAAACCTCTGATTCCGCTCAAACATACACTGAGCGAACTCACCGGACCGGTTTTTGGCCATGATGCGATCCGGAAATACGACAATGACCTGACCCTGAATGCCCGCAAAAATGGAGAGCCGCTGGGCGAACGGATTGTAGTAGCCGGTACGGTAACCGATGTAAACGGCAAGCCCATCCCAAATACTCTGGTAGAAATCTGGCAGGCAAATGCAGCAGGCAGATATATCCATAAAGTAGACCAGCATGATGCGCCTCTGGACCCAAATTTTCTGGGCGCAGGTCGCTGCCTCACCGACAGTGAAGGCAATTATAAATTTTATACCATCAAACCAGGTGCGTATCCCTGGGGCAATCATCCGAAAGCTTTCCGGCCTAATCACATTCATTTTTCTCTGTTTGGCAATCAGATTACTTCCCGGCTGGTTACCCAGATGTATTTTCCTGGCGATCCGCTGATGGATTATGATCCGGTTTTGCAAGGCGTACCAGAAAAATACCGGCATCTATTAATATCCAAATTTAATCTTGATATCACGGAATCAGATTTTGCATTGGGCTTCCAGTTTGATATTGTGTTGCGAGGAAATCGTGAAACCCCTTTTGAAAACAAATGA